One genomic window of Saccopteryx bilineata isolate mSacBil1 chromosome 4, mSacBil1_pri_phased_curated, whole genome shotgun sequence includes the following:
- the CYP2W1 gene encoding cytochrome P450 2W1 isoform X4, giving the protein MAPLLLLGLLALLGLWVLLRARAPAPGWPPGPRPLPLIGNLHLLRVSQQERSLMELSEQYGPVFTVHMGLQKTVVLTGYEAVREALVGTGQRLADRPPIAIFQLIQGGMGIFFSSGAGWKRARQFTVRTLHSLGAGREPMANKTLQELRCLVDQLEQHRGQPFPLALLGWAPSNLTFTLLFGQRFDYGDPVFVSLLGLIDEVMVLLGTPGLQLFNIYPRLGALLQLHQPVLRKIEEVRAILRTLLEARRPPAPGPGPVRSYVDALLQQGQGGDPDGLFGEDNVVACVLDMVMAGTETTSATLQWAALLMGRHPHVQGQVQEELDRVLGPGRPPRPEDQRSLPYTNAVLHEVQRFITLLPHMPRCTAADTRLGGYLLPKAAVSALGRAWPGWSCSCCSPASSTGSVCCPRLASALVGWTLGQPLPSPCGHRPKSCVQYPGPGPWLAA; this is encoded by the exons ATGGCCCCACTGCTGCTCCTGGGGCTCCTGGCGCTGCTGGGACTCTGGGTGCTGCTCCGCGCCCGCGCCCCAGCCCCAGGCTGGCCCCCTGGGCCGCGCCCGCTGCCCCTCATCGGGAACCTGCACTTGCTGCGGGTGTCCCAGCAGGAGCGCTCACTGATGGAG ctcTCAGAACAGTACGGGCCAGTGTTCACTGTCCACATGGGACTCCAGAAGACAGTGGTGCTGACCGGCTATGAGGCAGTGAGGGAGGCCCTGGTGGGCACAGGGCAGCGGCTGGCTGATCGGCCCCCCATCGCCATCTTCCAGCTCATCCAGGGAGGCATGG GCATCTTCTTCTCCTCGGGGGCAGGCTGGAAGAGGGCCCGCCAGTTCACCGTGCGCACCCTCCACAGCCTGGGGGCAGGCAGGGAGCCCATGGCCAACAAAACCCTGCAGGAGCTCAGGTGCCTGGTGGACCAGCTGGAGCAGCACAGAG GCCAGCCCTTCCCCCTGGCCCTGCTCGGCTGGGCTCCCTCCAACCTCACGTTCACGCTCCTCTTCGGCCAGCGGTTTGACTACGGGGACCCTGTGTTTGTGTCCCTGCTGGGCCTCATTGATGAGGTCATGGTCCTCCTGGGGACTCCCGGCCTGCAG ctGTTCAACATCTACCCCCGGCTCGGGGCCCTCCTCCAGCTGCACCAGCCTGTCCTGAGGAAGATCGAGGAGGTGCGAGCCATCCTGAGGACCCTACTGGAGGCACGGCGGCCCCCTGCCCCCGGGCCAGGCCCTGTGCGCAGCTACGTGGACGCCCTGCTCCAGCAAGGGCAG GGGGGAGACCCTGACGGCTTGTTTGGCGAGGACAACGTGGTGGCCTGTGTGCTGGACATGGTCATGGCTGGCACGGAGACCACCTCCGCCACCCTGCAGTGGGCCGCCCTCCTGATGGGCAGGCACCCGCACGTCCAGG GCCAGGTGCAGGAGGAGCTGGACCGTGTGCTGGGGCCCGGGCGGCCACCCCGGCCAGAGGACCAGCGGTCACTGCCCTACACCAACGCCGTGCTGCACGAGGTGCAGAGGTTCATCACCCTCCTGCCCCACATGCCCCGCTGCACAGCGGCCGACACCCGGCTGGGCGGCTATCTGCTCCCCAAG GCCGCCGTGTCTGCGTTGGGGAGAGCCTGGCCAGGATGGAGCTGTTCCTGCTGTTCGCCGGCCTCCTCTACCGGTTCCGTCTGCTGCCCCCGCCTGGCCTCAGCCCTGGTGGGCTGGACACTAGGCCAGCCCCTGCCTTCACCATGCGGCCACCGGCCCAAGTCCTGTGTGCAGTACCCAGGCCCCGGACCCTGGCTTGCAGCCTGA
- the CYP2W1 gene encoding cytochrome P450 2W1 isoform X3, with product MAPLLLLGLLALLGLWVLLRARAPAPGWPPGPRPLPLIGNLHLLRVSQQERSLMELSEQYGPVFTVHMGLQKTVVLTGYEAVREALVGTGQRLADRPPIAIFQLIQGGMAWGQAGSPWPTKPCRSSGAWWTSWSSTERFDYGDPVFVSLLGLIDEVMVLLGTPGLQLFNIYPRLGALLQLHQPVLRKIEEVRAILRTLLEARRPPAPGPGPVRSYVDALLQQGQGGDPDGLFGEDNVVACVLDMVMAGTETTSATLQWAALLMGRHPHVQGQVQEELDRVLGPGRPPRPEDQRSLPYTNAVLHEVQRFITLLPHMPRCTAADTRLGGYLLPKGTPVVPLLSSVLLDKTQWETPHQFNPGHFLDAQGHFVKREAFLPFSAGRRVCVGESLARMELFLLFAGLLYRFRLLPPPGLSPGGLDTRPAPAFTMRPPAQVLCAVPRPRTLACSLKTDGPSPGP from the exons ATGGCCCCACTGCTGCTCCTGGGGCTCCTGGCGCTGCTGGGACTCTGGGTGCTGCTCCGCGCCCGCGCCCCAGCCCCAGGCTGGCCCCCTGGGCCGCGCCCGCTGCCCCTCATCGGGAACCTGCACTTGCTGCGGGTGTCCCAGCAGGAGCGCTCACTGATGGAG ctcTCAGAACAGTACGGGCCAGTGTTCACTGTCCACATGGGACTCCAGAAGACAGTGGTGCTGACCGGCTATGAGGCAGTGAGGGAGGCCCTGGTGGGCACAGGGCAGCGGCTGGCTGATCGGCCCCCCATCGCCATCTTCCAGCTCATCCAGGGAGGCATGG CCTGGGGGCAGGCAGGGAGCCCATGGCCAACAAAACCCTGCAGGAGCTCAGGTGCCTGGTGGACCAGCTGGAGCAGCACAGAG CGGTTTGACTACGGGGACCCTGTGTTTGTGTCCCTGCTGGGCCTCATTGATGAGGTCATGGTCCTCCTGGGGACTCCCGGCCTGCAG ctGTTCAACATCTACCCCCGGCTCGGGGCCCTCCTCCAGCTGCACCAGCCTGTCCTGAGGAAGATCGAGGAGGTGCGAGCCATCCTGAGGACCCTACTGGAGGCACGGCGGCCCCCTGCCCCCGGGCCAGGCCCTGTGCGCAGCTACGTGGACGCCCTGCTCCAGCAAGGGCAG GGGGGAGACCCTGACGGCTTGTTTGGCGAGGACAACGTGGTGGCCTGTGTGCTGGACATGGTCATGGCTGGCACGGAGACCACCTCCGCCACCCTGCAGTGGGCCGCCCTCCTGATGGGCAGGCACCCGCACGTCCAGG GCCAGGTGCAGGAGGAGCTGGACCGTGTGCTGGGGCCCGGGCGGCCACCCCGGCCAGAGGACCAGCGGTCACTGCCCTACACCAACGCCGTGCTGCACGAGGTGCAGAGGTTCATCACCCTCCTGCCCCACATGCCCCGCTGCACAGCGGCCGACACCCGGCTGGGCGGCTATCTGCTCCCCAAG ggcacgCCTGTGGTCCCCCTGCTGAGCTCTGTGCTCCTGGACAAGACGCAGTGGGAGACCCCCCACCAGTTCAACCCAGGACACTTCCTGGATGCCCAGGGGCACTTCGTGAAGCGGGAggccttcctgcctttctctgcAG GCCGCCGTGTCTGCGTTGGGGAGAGCCTGGCCAGGATGGAGCTGTTCCTGCTGTTCGCCGGCCTCCTCTACCGGTTCCGTCTGCTGCCCCCGCCTGGCCTCAGCCCTGGTGGGCTGGACACTAGGCCAGCCCCTGCCTTCACCATGCGGCCACCGGCCCAAGTCCTGTGTGCAGTACCCAGGCCCCGGACCCTGGCTTGCAGCCTGAAGACAGATGGTCCCTCACCAGGCCCCTAG
- the CYP2W1 gene encoding cytochrome P450 2W1 isoform X6, producing MAPLLLLGLLALLGLWVLLRARAPAPGWPPGPRPLPLIGNLHLLRVSQQERSLMELSEQYGPVFTVHMGLQKTVVLTGYEAVREALVGTGQRLADRPPIAIFQLIQGGMAWGQAGSPWPTKPCRSSGAWWTSWSSTELFNIYPRLGALLQLHQPVLRKIEEVRAILRTLLEARRPPAPGPGPVRSYVDALLQQGQGGDPDGLFGEDNVVACVLDMVMAGTETTSATLQWAALLMGRHPHVQGQVQEELDRVLGPGRPPRPEDQRSLPYTNAVLHEVQRFITLLPHMPRCTAADTRLGGYLLPKGTPVVPLLSSVLLDKTQWETPHQFNPGHFLDAQGHFVKREAFLPFSAGRRVCVGESLARMELFLLFAGLLYRFRLLPPPGLSPGGLDTRPAPAFTMRPPAQVLCAVPRPRTLACSLKTDGPSPGP from the exons ATGGCCCCACTGCTGCTCCTGGGGCTCCTGGCGCTGCTGGGACTCTGGGTGCTGCTCCGCGCCCGCGCCCCAGCCCCAGGCTGGCCCCCTGGGCCGCGCCCGCTGCCCCTCATCGGGAACCTGCACTTGCTGCGGGTGTCCCAGCAGGAGCGCTCACTGATGGAG ctcTCAGAACAGTACGGGCCAGTGTTCACTGTCCACATGGGACTCCAGAAGACAGTGGTGCTGACCGGCTATGAGGCAGTGAGGGAGGCCCTGGTGGGCACAGGGCAGCGGCTGGCTGATCGGCCCCCCATCGCCATCTTCCAGCTCATCCAGGGAGGCATGG CCTGGGGGCAGGCAGGGAGCCCATGGCCAACAAAACCCTGCAGGAGCTCAGGTGCCTGGTGGACCAGCTGGAGCAGCACAGAG ctGTTCAACATCTACCCCCGGCTCGGGGCCCTCCTCCAGCTGCACCAGCCTGTCCTGAGGAAGATCGAGGAGGTGCGAGCCATCCTGAGGACCCTACTGGAGGCACGGCGGCCCCCTGCCCCCGGGCCAGGCCCTGTGCGCAGCTACGTGGACGCCCTGCTCCAGCAAGGGCAG GGGGGAGACCCTGACGGCTTGTTTGGCGAGGACAACGTGGTGGCCTGTGTGCTGGACATGGTCATGGCTGGCACGGAGACCACCTCCGCCACCCTGCAGTGGGCCGCCCTCCTGATGGGCAGGCACCCGCACGTCCAGG GCCAGGTGCAGGAGGAGCTGGACCGTGTGCTGGGGCCCGGGCGGCCACCCCGGCCAGAGGACCAGCGGTCACTGCCCTACACCAACGCCGTGCTGCACGAGGTGCAGAGGTTCATCACCCTCCTGCCCCACATGCCCCGCTGCACAGCGGCCGACACCCGGCTGGGCGGCTATCTGCTCCCCAAG ggcacgCCTGTGGTCCCCCTGCTGAGCTCTGTGCTCCTGGACAAGACGCAGTGGGAGACCCCCCACCAGTTCAACCCAGGACACTTCCTGGATGCCCAGGGGCACTTCGTGAAGCGGGAggccttcctgcctttctctgcAG GCCGCCGTGTCTGCGTTGGGGAGAGCCTGGCCAGGATGGAGCTGTTCCTGCTGTTCGCCGGCCTCCTCTACCGGTTCCGTCTGCTGCCCCCGCCTGGCCTCAGCCCTGGTGGGCTGGACACTAGGCCAGCCCCTGCCTTCACCATGCGGCCACCGGCCCAAGTCCTGTGTGCAGTACCCAGGCCCCGGACCCTGGCTTGCAGCCTGAAGACAGATGGTCCCTCACCAGGCCCCTAG
- the CYP2W1 gene encoding cytochrome P450 2W1 isoform X1 yields the protein MAPLLLLGLLALLGLWVLLRARAPAPGWPPGPRPLPLIGNLHLLRVSQQERSLMELSEQYGPVFTVHMGLQKTVVLTGYEAVREALVGTGQRLADRPPIAIFQLIQGGMGIFFSSGAGWKRARQFTVRTLHSLGAGREPMANKTLQELRCLVDQLEQHRGQPFPLALLGWAPSNLTFTLLFGQRFDYGDPVFVSLLGLIDEVMVLLGTPGLQLFNIYPRLGALLQLHQPVLRKIEEVRAILRTLLEARRPPAPGPGPVRSYVDALLQQGQGGDPDGLFGEDNVVACVLDMVMAGTETTSATLQWAALLMGRHPHVQGQVQEELDRVLGPGRPPRPEDQRSLPYTNAVLHEVQRFITLLPHMPRCTAADTRLGGYLLPKGTPVVPLLSSVLLDKTQWETPHQFNPGHFLDAQGHFVKREAFLPFSAGRRVCVGESLARMELFLLFAGLLYRFRLLPPPGLSPGGLDTRPAPAFTMRPPAQVLCAVPRPRTLACSLKTDGPSPGP from the exons ATGGCCCCACTGCTGCTCCTGGGGCTCCTGGCGCTGCTGGGACTCTGGGTGCTGCTCCGCGCCCGCGCCCCAGCCCCAGGCTGGCCCCCTGGGCCGCGCCCGCTGCCCCTCATCGGGAACCTGCACTTGCTGCGGGTGTCCCAGCAGGAGCGCTCACTGATGGAG ctcTCAGAACAGTACGGGCCAGTGTTCACTGTCCACATGGGACTCCAGAAGACAGTGGTGCTGACCGGCTATGAGGCAGTGAGGGAGGCCCTGGTGGGCACAGGGCAGCGGCTGGCTGATCGGCCCCCCATCGCCATCTTCCAGCTCATCCAGGGAGGCATGG GCATCTTCTTCTCCTCGGGGGCAGGCTGGAAGAGGGCCCGCCAGTTCACCGTGCGCACCCTCCACAGCCTGGGGGCAGGCAGGGAGCCCATGGCCAACAAAACCCTGCAGGAGCTCAGGTGCCTGGTGGACCAGCTGGAGCAGCACAGAG GCCAGCCCTTCCCCCTGGCCCTGCTCGGCTGGGCTCCCTCCAACCTCACGTTCACGCTCCTCTTCGGCCAGCGGTTTGACTACGGGGACCCTGTGTTTGTGTCCCTGCTGGGCCTCATTGATGAGGTCATGGTCCTCCTGGGGACTCCCGGCCTGCAG ctGTTCAACATCTACCCCCGGCTCGGGGCCCTCCTCCAGCTGCACCAGCCTGTCCTGAGGAAGATCGAGGAGGTGCGAGCCATCCTGAGGACCCTACTGGAGGCACGGCGGCCCCCTGCCCCCGGGCCAGGCCCTGTGCGCAGCTACGTGGACGCCCTGCTCCAGCAAGGGCAG GGGGGAGACCCTGACGGCTTGTTTGGCGAGGACAACGTGGTGGCCTGTGTGCTGGACATGGTCATGGCTGGCACGGAGACCACCTCCGCCACCCTGCAGTGGGCCGCCCTCCTGATGGGCAGGCACCCGCACGTCCAGG GCCAGGTGCAGGAGGAGCTGGACCGTGTGCTGGGGCCCGGGCGGCCACCCCGGCCAGAGGACCAGCGGTCACTGCCCTACACCAACGCCGTGCTGCACGAGGTGCAGAGGTTCATCACCCTCCTGCCCCACATGCCCCGCTGCACAGCGGCCGACACCCGGCTGGGCGGCTATCTGCTCCCCAAG ggcacgCCTGTGGTCCCCCTGCTGAGCTCTGTGCTCCTGGACAAGACGCAGTGGGAGACCCCCCACCAGTTCAACCCAGGACACTTCCTGGATGCCCAGGGGCACTTCGTGAAGCGGGAggccttcctgcctttctctgcAG GCCGCCGTGTCTGCGTTGGGGAGAGCCTGGCCAGGATGGAGCTGTTCCTGCTGTTCGCCGGCCTCCTCTACCGGTTCCGTCTGCTGCCCCCGCCTGGCCTCAGCCCTGGTGGGCTGGACACTAGGCCAGCCCCTGCCTTCACCATGCGGCCACCGGCCCAAGTCCTGTGTGCAGTACCCAGGCCCCGGACCCTGGCTTGCAGCCTGAAGACAGATGGTCCCTCACCAGGCCCCTAG
- the COX19 gene encoding cytochrome c oxidase assembly protein COX19 has protein sequence MSTAMNFGTKSFQPRPPDKGSFPLDHFGECKGFKEKFMKCLRDNNFENGLCRSESKEYLECRMERQLMAQEPLEKLGFADLMAGKADRR, from the exons ATGTCGACGGCCATGAACTTCGGGACCAAGAGCTTCCAGCCGCGGCCCCCGGACAAGGGCAGCTTCCCGCTGGACCACTTTG GTGAATGCAAAGGCTTCAAGGAGAAATTCATGAAGTGTCTCCGTGACAATAATTTTGAAAACGGCTTGTGCAGAAGTGAATCAAAAGAATATTTAGAATGTAGAATGGAAAG GCAACTGATGGCACAGGAACCGCTGGAAAAGCTGGGGTTTGCAGATTTGATGGCTGGAAAAGCAGACAGACGCTAA
- the CYP2W1 gene encoding cytochrome P450 2W1 isoform X2, protein MAPLLLLGLLALLGLWVLLRARAPAPGWPPGPRPLPLIGNLHLLRVSQQERSLMELSEQYGPVFTVHMGLQKTVVLTGYEAVREALVGTGQRLADRPPIAIFQLIQGGMGWKRARQFTVRTLHSLGAGREPMANKTLQELRCLVDQLEQHRGQPFPLALLGWAPSNLTFTLLFGQRFDYGDPVFVSLLGLIDEVMVLLGTPGLQLFNIYPRLGALLQLHQPVLRKIEEVRAILRTLLEARRPPAPGPGPVRSYVDALLQQGQGGDPDGLFGEDNVVACVLDMVMAGTETTSATLQWAALLMGRHPHVQGQVQEELDRVLGPGRPPRPEDQRSLPYTNAVLHEVQRFITLLPHMPRCTAADTRLGGYLLPKGTPVVPLLSSVLLDKTQWETPHQFNPGHFLDAQGHFVKREAFLPFSAGRRVCVGESLARMELFLLFAGLLYRFRLLPPPGLSPGGLDTRPAPAFTMRPPAQVLCAVPRPRTLACSLKTDGPSPGP, encoded by the exons ATGGCCCCACTGCTGCTCCTGGGGCTCCTGGCGCTGCTGGGACTCTGGGTGCTGCTCCGCGCCCGCGCCCCAGCCCCAGGCTGGCCCCCTGGGCCGCGCCCGCTGCCCCTCATCGGGAACCTGCACTTGCTGCGGGTGTCCCAGCAGGAGCGCTCACTGATGGAG ctcTCAGAACAGTACGGGCCAGTGTTCACTGTCCACATGGGACTCCAGAAGACAGTGGTGCTGACCGGCTATGAGGCAGTGAGGGAGGCCCTGGTGGGCACAGGGCAGCGGCTGGCTGATCGGCCCCCCATCGCCATCTTCCAGCTCATCCAGGGAGGCATGG GCTGGAAGAGGGCCCGCCAGTTCACCGTGCGCACCCTCCACAGCCTGGGGGCAGGCAGGGAGCCCATGGCCAACAAAACCCTGCAGGAGCTCAGGTGCCTGGTGGACCAGCTGGAGCAGCACAGAG GCCAGCCCTTCCCCCTGGCCCTGCTCGGCTGGGCTCCCTCCAACCTCACGTTCACGCTCCTCTTCGGCCAGCGGTTTGACTACGGGGACCCTGTGTTTGTGTCCCTGCTGGGCCTCATTGATGAGGTCATGGTCCTCCTGGGGACTCCCGGCCTGCAG ctGTTCAACATCTACCCCCGGCTCGGGGCCCTCCTCCAGCTGCACCAGCCTGTCCTGAGGAAGATCGAGGAGGTGCGAGCCATCCTGAGGACCCTACTGGAGGCACGGCGGCCCCCTGCCCCCGGGCCAGGCCCTGTGCGCAGCTACGTGGACGCCCTGCTCCAGCAAGGGCAG GGGGGAGACCCTGACGGCTTGTTTGGCGAGGACAACGTGGTGGCCTGTGTGCTGGACATGGTCATGGCTGGCACGGAGACCACCTCCGCCACCCTGCAGTGGGCCGCCCTCCTGATGGGCAGGCACCCGCACGTCCAGG GCCAGGTGCAGGAGGAGCTGGACCGTGTGCTGGGGCCCGGGCGGCCACCCCGGCCAGAGGACCAGCGGTCACTGCCCTACACCAACGCCGTGCTGCACGAGGTGCAGAGGTTCATCACCCTCCTGCCCCACATGCCCCGCTGCACAGCGGCCGACACCCGGCTGGGCGGCTATCTGCTCCCCAAG ggcacgCCTGTGGTCCCCCTGCTGAGCTCTGTGCTCCTGGACAAGACGCAGTGGGAGACCCCCCACCAGTTCAACCCAGGACACTTCCTGGATGCCCAGGGGCACTTCGTGAAGCGGGAggccttcctgcctttctctgcAG GCCGCCGTGTCTGCGTTGGGGAGAGCCTGGCCAGGATGGAGCTGTTCCTGCTGTTCGCCGGCCTCCTCTACCGGTTCCGTCTGCTGCCCCCGCCTGGCCTCAGCCCTGGTGGGCTGGACACTAGGCCAGCCCCTGCCTTCACCATGCGGCCACCGGCCCAAGTCCTGTGTGCAGTACCCAGGCCCCGGACCCTGGCTTGCAGCCTGAAGACAGATGGTCCCTCACCAGGCCCCTAG
- the CYP2W1 gene encoding cytochrome P450 2W1 isoform X5: MGLQKTVVLTGYEAVREALVGTGQRLADRPPIAIFQLIQGGMGIFFSSGAGWKRARQFTVRTLHSLGAGREPMANKTLQELRCLVDQLEQHRGQPFPLALLGWAPSNLTFTLLFGQRFDYGDPVFVSLLGLIDEVMVLLGTPGLQLFNIYPRLGALLQLHQPVLRKIEEVRAILRTLLEARRPPAPGPGPVRSYVDALLQQGQGGDPDGLFGEDNVVACVLDMVMAGTETTSATLQWAALLMGRHPHVQGQVQEELDRVLGPGRPPRPEDQRSLPYTNAVLHEVQRFITLLPHMPRCTAADTRLGGYLLPKGTPVVPLLSSVLLDKTQWETPHQFNPGHFLDAQGHFVKREAFLPFSAGRRVCVGESLARMELFLLFAGLLYRFRLLPPPGLSPGGLDTRPAPAFTMRPPAQVLCAVPRPRTLACSLKTDGPSPGP; this comes from the exons ATGGGACTCCAGAAGACAGTGGTGCTGACCGGCTATGAGGCAGTGAGGGAGGCCCTGGTGGGCACAGGGCAGCGGCTGGCTGATCGGCCCCCCATCGCCATCTTCCAGCTCATCCAGGGAGGCATGG GCATCTTCTTCTCCTCGGGGGCAGGCTGGAAGAGGGCCCGCCAGTTCACCGTGCGCACCCTCCACAGCCTGGGGGCAGGCAGGGAGCCCATGGCCAACAAAACCCTGCAGGAGCTCAGGTGCCTGGTGGACCAGCTGGAGCAGCACAGAG GCCAGCCCTTCCCCCTGGCCCTGCTCGGCTGGGCTCCCTCCAACCTCACGTTCACGCTCCTCTTCGGCCAGCGGTTTGACTACGGGGACCCTGTGTTTGTGTCCCTGCTGGGCCTCATTGATGAGGTCATGGTCCTCCTGGGGACTCCCGGCCTGCAG ctGTTCAACATCTACCCCCGGCTCGGGGCCCTCCTCCAGCTGCACCAGCCTGTCCTGAGGAAGATCGAGGAGGTGCGAGCCATCCTGAGGACCCTACTGGAGGCACGGCGGCCCCCTGCCCCCGGGCCAGGCCCTGTGCGCAGCTACGTGGACGCCCTGCTCCAGCAAGGGCAG GGGGGAGACCCTGACGGCTTGTTTGGCGAGGACAACGTGGTGGCCTGTGTGCTGGACATGGTCATGGCTGGCACGGAGACCACCTCCGCCACCCTGCAGTGGGCCGCCCTCCTGATGGGCAGGCACCCGCACGTCCAGG GCCAGGTGCAGGAGGAGCTGGACCGTGTGCTGGGGCCCGGGCGGCCACCCCGGCCAGAGGACCAGCGGTCACTGCCCTACACCAACGCCGTGCTGCACGAGGTGCAGAGGTTCATCACCCTCCTGCCCCACATGCCCCGCTGCACAGCGGCCGACACCCGGCTGGGCGGCTATCTGCTCCCCAAG ggcacgCCTGTGGTCCCCCTGCTGAGCTCTGTGCTCCTGGACAAGACGCAGTGGGAGACCCCCCACCAGTTCAACCCAGGACACTTCCTGGATGCCCAGGGGCACTTCGTGAAGCGGGAggccttcctgcctttctctgcAG GCCGCCGTGTCTGCGTTGGGGAGAGCCTGGCCAGGATGGAGCTGTTCCTGCTGTTCGCCGGCCTCCTCTACCGGTTCCGTCTGCTGCCCCCGCCTGGCCTCAGCCCTGGTGGGCTGGACACTAGGCCAGCCCCTGCCTTCACCATGCGGCCACCGGCCCAAGTCCTGTGTGCAGTACCCAGGCCCCGGACCCTGGCTTGCAGCCTGAAGACAGATGGTCCCTCACCAGGCCCCTAG